The following are encoded together in the Cynocephalus volans isolate mCynVol1 chromosome 4, mCynVol1.pri, whole genome shotgun sequence genome:
- the MSANTD4 gene encoding myb/SANT-like DNA-binding domain-containing protein 4, with amino-acid sequence MKQLKRKRKSNFSVQETQTLLKEITKRKEVIFSKQLNTTINVMKRMAWEEIAQCVNAVGEGEQRTGTEVKRRYLDWRALMKRKRMKANIKLVGSGFPLPTSDLDDSLTEEIDEKIGFRNDANFDWQNVADFRDAGGSLTEVKVEEEERDPQSPEFEIEEEEEMLSSVIPDSRRENELPDFPHIDEFFTLNSTPSRSAFDEPHLLVNIEKQKLELEKRRLDIEAERLQVEKERLQIEKERLRHLDMEHERLQLEKERLQIEREKLRLQIVSSEKPSLENELGQGEKSLLPPQDIETEKLKLERERLQLEKDRLQFLKFESEKLQIEKERLQVEKERLRIQKEGHLQ; translated from the exons atgaagcagttgaaaagaaagaggaaaagcaatTTTAGCGTTCAAGAAACTCAGACccttttgaaagaaattacaaagagaaaagaagtcaTTTTTTCCAAGCAGCTCAATACGACGATTAACGTGATGAAGCGAATGGCTTGGGAGGAGATCGCGCAGTGTGTGAATGCCGTGGGAGAAGGAGAACAGAGGACAGGGACGGAGGTGAAGAGAAGGTACCTGGACTGGCGGGCACTTATGAAGAGAAAGAGGATGAAAGCCAACATTAAGCTGGTTGGTTCAGGGTTTCCCCTTCCCACGTCCGACTTAGATGACTCCCTCACAGAAGAGATAGATGAAAAGATTGGATTCCGCAACGATGCAAATTTTGACTGGCAAAATGTGGCAGATTTCAGGGATGCAGGTGGATCCTTAACAGAGGTCAAAgtggaagaagaagaaagggatCCCCAGAGTCCTGAG tttgagattgaagaggaggaagaaatgttGTCATCGGTCATACCAGATTCCAGGAGGGAAAACGAACTTCCTGATTTCCCCCACATTGACGAGTTCTTTACCCTTAACTCAACACCGTCTAGATCTGCATTTGATGAACCCCATTTGCTTGTAAACATAGAGAAACAGAAACTAGAGTTGGAAAAACGCCGACTGGATATTGAGGCTGAAAGATTGCAGGTGGAAAAGGAACGCCTGCAGATTGAGAAAGAGAGGCTGCGGCATTTAGACATGGAGCACGAGCGGCTGCAGCTGGAGAAGGAGCGGCTCCAGATTGAAAGAGAGAAGCTGAGGTTACAGATAGTCAGTTCAGAGAAACCATCTTTGGAAAATGAACTTGGTCAAGGAGAAAAGTCTCTACTTCCACCACAGGACATAGAAACAGAGAAGCTAAAACTTGAGCGAGAACGCTTGCAACTGGAAAAAGATAGGCTGCAGTTTTTGAAGTTTGAATCAGAGAAGCTGCAGATTGAAAAGGAACGCTTACaagtagagaaagaaagactTCGAATTCAGAAGGAAGGACACTTGCAGTGA